The genomic window GATCTATCTGAGATGTATAGAAGAGTTAGAGAATGAAGGGATGGCGAGCGTTTCGTCTACGCAACTGGCCGATCGTTTCGGCCTGAATTCCGCCCAGGTGCGAAAAGATCTGGCATACTTCGGTCAGTTCGGCATCAGGGGGCTGGGATACTACATTACTCCCCTTCGACATAGCCTGGAGGAGATTCTTGGCCTCAAGCGGGCGTGGGAGGTGGCCTTGGTTGGGTTGGGGAACCTGGGCTCTGCGTTGATTGCCTACAAGGGGTTTCAGGAGAAAGGATTCAAGATCGCCGTTGTGTTCGATCGAGACCCGGCCAAGATCGGCCGGCGGGTTGAAGGGATCCCGGTGATGGATATGGGGTCGATCGTCTCGGTCATCCGCAAGCGGAAGATTAAGATTGGAATCCTGGCTGTTCCCGCCGTTGGCGCCCAGGCTGTCTTCGACGCGCTCGTGAAGGGCGGCGTCATTGCGGTTTTGAATTTTGCCCCCACTCAACTCACCGGCCCCGATTCGGTCAAGATCCAGAACGTTGACTTGTCGGCTCTTCTGAAGACCCTGAGCTACCATATCGCCCAAGCGGAGCGGCCTGTCTGACGGGAAGACAGGCTACGCCTCTCATACCTCGGCATCCTCGCCTATTGCTTCCGGCTATCCAGAATGCGCAGGGTTCTATATTACGCCTGCAGCGATCGACCTTGTGGCGATCCGGCCCCGTCGGACCGCCTACGAAGAACCGGTTCGACTCCTCCGGCGAGAGACTGAAGGAAAAATGAGAGGGAGTGCCGAGTGAACGGCGCAGCGAAGGATGTGTATACTACGGGGGTGTAATCTATACCTCGCTCGATGGCAGATGCACAGTTCCCGCGAGCATCCCAATCTACACTTCGGCGCCTCATGTGGGGCTCTCAGGGGGTCTCAAGATGCTCGCTTCGACTAGGTGCAAGACCTTATAAGCGGGATACTGACCCGCCTACCTGACGGACAGTTGCCGATTTTTAGTTAGGCGTTCTTACAATGTTCTCATTGTAAATAGTCGCTGTCCCTATTTTCCCCGCCCGGGGGCCGGCGGCGGCGTGGTCGCCGCCGCGCCATTCACCGTCACCTTCGCGATGGCCTCAGGTCCGACCTCCTGGTGGCGCGTATTCGCCCCGACGATCCTGACGAT from Candidatus Methylomirabilis tolerans includes these protein-coding regions:
- a CDS encoding redox-sensing transcriptional repressor Rex — protein: MKAIKISEKTVTRLSIYLRCIEELENEGMASVSSTQLADRFGLNSAQVRKDLAYFGQFGIRGLGYYITPLRHSLEEILGLKRAWEVALVGLGNLGSALIAYKGFQEKGFKIAVVFDRDPAKIGRRVEGIPVMDMGSIVSVIRKRKIKIGILAVPAVGAQAVFDALVKGGVIAVLNFAPTQLTGPDSVKIQNVDLSALLKTLSYHIAQAERPV